The Sulfurimonas aquatica genomic sequence TGTGAATTTTATAATATTTCCGATGTTCAGGATGAAACGCTTATTGATTTTACACAATATGTTTACAATCAATCTGCTGAGCAAGTTTTGTATCATAGAATGGCCCAAAAAATCTCTTTTTTAAATAATAAAGATCAGTTTGGAGAGCTAGAGAATGAACTCGACTATAAGTTTTCAAGCTCTTTTTCATACTATAATAATATGTTTTTTAATTATGAAAAAGGACTTTTCTCAAAAGTATTTAATCAAATAGCATTTAAAAAATATGGTCTTGATACGGCATTTTCTCATCTTTACAAAGATACATTCAATGATACATCTTTGATTAATAATAGGCATACAAGTTATTTAACATCTTCGCTGAGCTATACTTATAACAATCATTACTCATTTAGTGGTCGGTATAATTATGATCTTCAAACGCGAGATACAAAAAGTATTGAAGCAGGGTTTATGTATAAAAAAAGATGTTGGGACTTTGGAATAAAATATAGTGAAAACAACAGACCTATTCTAATAGCGAGTGGGGAATCATCTATTTATGATAAATATATCTACCTCACAATAGTACTTAAACCATTGATGCAGTCAGATGGATCTTCATTTTTGACATATCAACTTCCAAATAAAGATTAGGTAGAGATAGTAATATGAAAAGATATAAAAATATACTTATAGACAGAGAAGACGCAGGTAAGAAACTACTTGATGTTGTTCCTCTTGCAAAATTAAAAGAAGAGTCTTGGAAGATAGTAGCAGTCTCTAAGGGTGGATTGGCGTTAGGGGCCGCTATACGAAAAAAATTGAATAACTCTTTAGAAATTCTCTTTAGCGCGCCGATAATGGCACCTAATAATAGTGAATGTGAAGTAGCACGAGTAAGTGAAACGGAAGAGATAGTCATTAATGAAGCACTTGTAAAAGCTTTTGAAATACAGTATGACTACATATATGGCGAGGCGCACCGTAAACATGAAGAGAATATTTTAGGTAATATCTATAAGTATAGAAAAGGTCACCCATTCCCATCTATGTATAATGAAGTTGTTCTTTTAATTGATGAGGGGAGCGAAACGGGGAGTAAGTTTATGACAGCGCTAAAGACTATACTTAATCAAAAACCTAAAGCAGTTTATATAGCCGTTCCTATACTGCCAAGTGATGTTTTAGAAGTGTTAGAGCCGTTCGTAGATGATATATACTTTCTTTATAATGTAGATGATTATGTTGAAACAGATTTATATTATGAAAATTTAGAGATGATAGACGATAGTGAAATATTAAAATTATTAGAGGAAAACAAATGAAATATGATGTCAATTTAGAATTAAAAAATAAAGAAGAGTCTTACTCTTTTGGAGATGTAGCAAAACAAGCAAATGGTTCGGCTTGGGTTAAATCAGGTGATAGTGTAATTTTAGCTACGGTAGTAATAGATGAGACAGAAGTAGTTAAAGATGATTTTCTCCCTTTGACTGTACAGTATATAGAAAAAACATATGCAGCGGGTAAGATTCCAGGTGGATTTTTTAAACGCGAAACTAAGCCTAGTGATTTTGAAACTCTTACATCCCGTATAGTTGACCGTTCTCTTCGCCCACTTTTCCCTAAAGGGTTTGGACATCCTACGCAGATAACAATTATGGTATTTAGTGCAGATAGCGAGTCAGACTTACAGCTTTTAGCACTCAATGCGGCTTCAGCAGCACTTTATACGTCAGATATAGAGATAAACACATCGGTAAGTGCAGTACGCGCAGCTAAAATTGATGGAGAATTAGTGTTAAATCCTACTCTCAGCGAGCTAAAATTATCAACGCTTGATTTATACTTATCTGGAACAAAAGACGATCTTTTGATGATAGAGATGAGAACTATAGGCGGAGAGAAGATAGATGTTCAAGATATGGTAATTGATCCTATGATTGATCCAACAATGAGCCCTGTTATGATGAGTTCACACATCTCAAATGCTATGAATGAGAGTGAGCTTATAGAAGTACTTGAGAAGACTCAAGATGTCCTTTTTGAGTCCAATACAAAATATGAAGAAGCTTTTAAACCATTTCAAAAAGCTACACAAGCACTTGACTTAAAAGCACATGCAATAAATGAAGAGATGGTTTCTTATGTTAAAGAGAATCATCATTCAGATATTACAAATGCTATGCAACAAATGGCAAAATCTGAACGCTCAACCGCACTTAGATCATTAAGAAAAAGTATTATTAATCTAAAGCAAGAGTGGAACACTATTGAAAAAGAGTTAGAACTAAAAGATGCAATTGAAAAAGTAAAAAAAGAGCAAGTGCGTTCACAAATACTTAATGATAAAGTTCGTGCGGATGGTCGCGCTCTTACAGAGGTAAGACCAATTAGCATTGATACAAATGTTTTACCAAAAGCACACTCTTCATGTCTTTTTACTCGTGGGCAAACACAGGCTTTAGTAGTCCTAACTATGGGTGGACCTAAGGATGCACAGATGTTCGAGAGTTTAACGGATGATGGGACTCAAAATGAGAATTTTATGGTTCACTATAACTTTCCAGGTTTCTCTGTTGGTGAAGCGTCTCCAGTCATGGGAACAAAGAGACGTGAACTTGGGCATGGCAATTTAGCTAAACGTGCACTTGAACCTGTAACAAATCTTGATGGTCAAACCGTGCGTTTAGTGTCTGAAATATTAGAGTCAAATGGTTCTTCATCTATGGCTACCGTATGTGGTGGATATATGGCACTTAAAGCTGCTGATATTGAAACAAGTGACGTAGTGGCGGGTATTGCGATGGGTATGGTGAGTGAAGGTGACAACTATGCCATCCTCTCAGACATTATGGGATTAGAAGATCATGATGGCGATATGGACTTCAAAGTAACTGGATCAAAAGATGGCATAACTGCAATGCAGATGGATATCAAACTCGGTGGAATATCATTAAATGTTTTAAAAGAGGCACTCTACCAAGCAAAAGAGGGAAGAAGTCATATTATA encodes the following:
- a CDS encoding phosphoribosyltransferase, which translates into the protein MKRYKNILIDREDAGKKLLDVVPLAKLKEESWKIVAVSKGGLALGAAIRKKLNNSLEILFSAPIMAPNNSECEVARVSETEEIVINEALVKAFEIQYDYIYGEAHRKHEENILGNIYKYRKGHPFPSMYNEVVLLIDEGSETGSKFMTALKTILNQKPKAVYIAVPILPSDVLEVLEPFVDDIYFLYNVDDYVETDLYYENLEMIDDSEILKLLEENK
- a CDS encoding polyribonucleotide nucleotidyltransferase gives rise to the protein MKYDVNLELKNKEESYSFGDVAKQANGSAWVKSGDSVILATVVIDETEVVKDDFLPLTVQYIEKTYAAGKIPGGFFKRETKPSDFETLTSRIVDRSLRPLFPKGFGHPTQITIMVFSADSESDLQLLALNAASAALYTSDIEINTSVSAVRAAKIDGELVLNPTLSELKLSTLDLYLSGTKDDLLMIEMRTIGGEKIDVQDMVIDPMIDPTMSPVMMSSHISNAMNESELIEVLEKTQDVLFESNTKYEEAFKPFQKATQALDLKAHAINEEMVSYVKENHHSDITNAMQQMAKSERSTALRSLRKSIINLKQEWNTIEKELELKDAIEKVKKEQVRSQILNDKVRADGRALTEVRPISIDTNVLPKAHSSCLFTRGQTQALVVLTMGGPKDAQMFESLTDDGTQNENFMVHYNFPGFSVGEASPVMGTKRRELGHGNLAKRALEPVTNLDGQTVRLVSEILESNGSSSMATVCGGYMALKAADIETSDVVAGIAMGMVSEGDNYAILSDIMGLEDHDGDMDFKVTGSKDGITAMQMDIKLGGISLNVLKEALYQAKEGRSHIIDIMIEAEENIEFNDGVLPSVDLFHIDPSFIGEIIGQAGKTIREMIEKFEVAIDIDKKDGKVKITGKNKSGVAGARGHIENIVNTPKVSKIKYEVGDKYEGTVKRIVDFGAFIELPDGTDGLLHISKISDQRVEKVSDVVSEGDKISVEILEFKGNKISLGRA